Proteins encoded together in one Impatiens glandulifera chromosome 1, dImpGla2.1, whole genome shotgun sequence window:
- the LOC124922642 gene encoding protein cornichon homolog 4-like encodes MIELWIWLISFFLIMAIFCITFFQIICLADLEIDHINPYDSTSRINKAVWPEFIAQGFLTCLHLLSGHWLMFLFCLPYLYYNIRLYTRRQHLAYVTEIFSQLSWQKKQRICKLVYLVVLLCISLFRAIWNIVE; translated from the exons ATGATAGAACTGTGGATATGGCTAATCTCCTTCTTCCTAATCATGGCCATTTTCTGCATAACATTTTTCCAG ATTATATGCCTGGCTGACCTCGAAATTGATCATATCAACCCGTATGATTCGACATCGCGAATAAACAAGGCTGTTTGGCCAGAGTTCATTGCTCAAGGATTCTTAACTTGCCTTCATCTTTTAAGTGGCCATTGGTTGATGTTTCTTTTCTGCCTTCCATATTTATACTATAATATCAGACT GTATACTCGGAGACAGCATTTAGCTTACGTAACCGAGATTTTCAGTCAACTATCATGGCAAAAGAAACAAAGGATTTGTAAACTTGTTTACCTTGTTGTACTCCTCTGTATCTCATTGTTCAG GGCAATTTGGAACATTGTTGAATAA
- the LOC124919448 gene encoding proteasome subunit beta type-1-like: protein MTKQQANWSPYDNNGGTCVAIAGADYCVIAADTRMSTGYSILTRDYSKICKLADKAFMASSGFQADVRALQKVLGARHLTYQHQHNKQMSCPAMAQLLSNTLYYKRFFPYYAFNVLGGLDNEGMGCVYTYDAVGSYERVGYSAQGSGSTLIMPFLDNQLKSPSPLLLPAKDAVTPLSEIEAIDLVKTCFASATERDIYTGDRLEIFVVNAAGVRQELMELRKD, encoded by the exons ATGACGAAGCAACAAGCAAACTGGTCTCCTTATGACAACAATGGCGG GACCTGCGTTGCTATAGCTGGAGCTGACTACTGTGTTATCGCTGCTGATACCAGAATGTCAACGGGTTACAGCATTCTAACCCGCGATTATTCCAAAATCTGCAAATT AGCAGATAAAGCTTTTATGGCCTCTTCAGGATTTCAAGCCGATGTTAGAGCTCTGCAAAAGGTTTTGGGAGCTAGACATTTG ACTTATCAGCACCAACATAATAAGCAGATGAGTTGCCCTGCTATGGCTCAGTTGCTTTCCAACACACTTTACTACAAACGCTTCTTTCCTTATTATGCATTCAATGTGTTGGGTGGCCTTGATAATGAAG gAATGGGATGTGTATACACTTATGATGCTGTTGGATCTTATGAGAGAGTTGGATATAGTGCTCAAGGTTCTGGTTCTACACTCATTATGCCATTTTTGGACAACCAGCTAAAATCTCCAAGCCCCCTTTTACTACCTGCCAAG GATGCTGTCACTCCTCTGTCTGAAATCGAAGCAATTGATTTGGTGAAGACTTGTTTTGCATCTGCCACAGAAAGGGATATATACACT GGAGACAGACTGGAAATATTTGTGGTGAATGCTGCTGGAGTTCGTCAAGAGTTGATGGAACTTAGGAAAGattga